The Fusarium poae strain DAOMC 252244 chromosome 2, whole genome shotgun sequence nucleotide sequence GACGCTCGACAGTGATCCCATGCGGGAAGCCAATTATAAAGGGGCTCGCGAGGTCAAGGAGGATGATATGCGGAATGATCTGGTTGCGTGGCGGCTACCGGGTGATCAGGTCATGTAAAATATCATTCGAATGGCCAGAAGCTAGGGAAACACGGGTCGCTCGCTATCTTGAAGCAATCGCATGCGAGCTAATCAACACAAATAATTAATCAAAGCCATTATCTTATATCTTTGAAAAGTTTCATTTAATTCATCCTGACGACCCTCTATAGTGTCTTCTAGAATCTACCAATAAACCCATGCTTTTGGATATCCATCCACCTTAAATGCCTACTCATAAAAATCATTGCGGCTTTTGAATCAAGTCTTTGCTTTTGAATCTATTAATTCCAGACTCTTAGATGTTTCCTCGCACACCACCCTTGCCACCAACTTCACGGGTTGTGACAGTGACACCTAGGTCGGCAAGAACGTTAATTGTGACCTCGACCTTGCCACCAGCCTTGACATCCTTAACAGCGGCTTCAGCAAGTGTGTTGCCAATCTTCCAAATCTTCTCGCGGgtctcctcatcctcctcatcggAATCGTCGAATTCAgagtcatcttcatccttggcctcctcctTGACTTTGGGCTCAGGCTTGGTCACCTTGATGTGAGTGTTACCCTCAGCAATCTTGATAAGCACATCACCACCATCCTTGGGAGAAGGGATGTGAACGGTGCGTCGAGCGGGAACGGCGGTCTCGGGGGCAACGATAGGGGTGAAGACATCCTCGCCGTCGGTGCCGACAGTGATAACACCAATGGCGTTGGAGATATGCTTAACGGTGGTGACAGCAGGGTGGGTAGACTGCTCGATGTCAGAAGCCTCGTACTCCTGGATAAGAGAGGCTTGGAGAGCAGCGCCGCGAGCTAGGAGCTCGGAGGGGTTGACAGCAGAGACACTGGTGGCGGGAGCCTGGATCTCGGTGGTCTCAGGGAAGATAGTGCGAAGATTGTTGGCAATGCGGGGGGTGTGAGAAGTACCGCCAGACAGGATAACCTCGTCGATATCGAGAACGTCAAGGCCAGCCTTCTTGACAACACCCTCGATAAGTCGGTTGAAGCCCTCAAAGACCTTGCGGGCTACCATCTCGTATCTTGTTCTGTTGATAGTAACAGAGAAGTCAAAGCCTTCAGCCAGGCTCTCAACGCTGAACTGAGCGTTGGCACCCAAGCTGAGAGCTCGCTTGGTAGCCTCAGACTCGAGTCGGAGCTTGGCGAGACTGCGGGCGTTGTTTCGGGGGTCGATGCTGTGCTTCTTCTGGAACTCCTTGGCGAAGTGCTCCATGAGGGCGTTATCCAGGTGAACACCAGCGAATTCGTAGTCGTGAGCAGTGGCCAGGATGGTGTAGAGACCACCTCGCGAAGCGATAACAGCAACATCAGATCGGGTGCCACCAAGGTCAGCGACAACAACGATCTTGTCCTCAATCTTGGCCTCAGGACGAGCATCGTAAGCCAGAACGGCGGCAACCGGATCGGAGATGAGCTGGAGAATCTCGAGACCAGCCTCGTTGGCGGACTTGATCAGGGCCTCTCGCTGCTTCTCAGAAAAGTTTGTGGGGACAGTGACAACGGCAGAGGTAACCTTCTTGCCAAGGTAGTCGGAAGCGGAACCGACAAGTCGTCGCAGGTATCGGGTAGTGATCTCAGAGACGGGAATGCTGGAAGCATCCTCCTCGACCTTATCTTTCACAGCGAAAGCAACGGAACCAGAAACGTCCTGAGGATGAGCAGAGGCGTGAGAGTGGGTAGGATCGATAGACTTGAATCTGAGAGCTTCTAGTTAGTATGTTGGTCACAGAGGTCAATGTGAGGTGGAAATGCAGCGCATACTCTTGTCCGAGGAAGTCCCTGAAGTTGGCGATGGTGTTGTCGGGGTTTCGAACAAGGAAAGCCTTAGCTTGTCCACCATAGTACTCGTCGCCGTCAACGTAGGAGAGAACAGTAGGAATTTGTCGATCTATCAGATAGACTTGTTAGCAAACTAAGCCATGGAAAGCGTAGAGGACCTTTTCAGAAAGTCCCCCTCTTTCTTCCTGTAAGACGTACCTCCATCCTCGTTGGCAATAACCTCGGCCTTGTCGTCAACGGTGTAAGCAATAGAACTGTTGGAGTTGCCAAAGGTGATGCCAATGGCAACTCGATCACCAGGCTCGGGGCCCTTAGCGCCAGCGTTGTCACTCATAGGGTCGGTCGGAAGAGGAATTCTTGAATTGGGGTATAGGAAGGAGGTTGGTCAAAACTCGTCGTCCTTGCTGAgttgagaaaaagaaggTTGTGGTGAGTGTCAAGTTTTGGAAGGCGACTTGGTGATGGATGGTAGTGGgggtttctttcttttcccgCAGACTGGAAAAAAACTGCCCGCTAATCTTCAATTGCCCACATTTTTCTGAGCGGCTAGCGGGAAGCAGAAAAACCGACCTGCTGAGTttggggtacaaaaataaagagCTTGTGATGCCCCGTTCAGATAGCACAAACTGCCCTATCAATTTCATCTCCTACGTTCCTGGCGGTCAATTTTTCCGACACCCAATGATAGACAACCGGTACGTATTTCATCTTATCGTTATCGGTGCCCCACTACGCTGCTTCTGCTCAATGTTTTTGACGACAATGCTGTTGAATGAAGCTTGTCGCATGACATTTCAAGCTTGTAAGATTCTCGTTCGCTACGAATACTTACTTCAACAACAGAAATATCACAGAATGTCATCCGAGACTGTATTTGTACTACCGGGCGATAGCATTGACCCATCTCTCGTTCCTTCGCATCCAAAGAAACCTCTTCGTCTCGGCCCTGGTCTGCGACATGTACCTCCCAACGACATCATTCCCACACTCGCTGGTCAGCTCGTAACCGACCGACAAAAGAATGCTATTCGGGTAGAGAATGCTCGAGGCAGGGTGCGTACTCAATTTCCTTGTTCAATTTTTTCATGCTAACACATTCCAGTACACTCCACGTGTCGGTGAACTCGTCATCGGAACGATTCAGCGCAGCGCTGCagacttcttcttcgttACTCTTTCCGACTATACCGCACCCGCACAACTCCCACAGCTCTCCTTCGAGGGTGCTACAAAGAAGACTCGCCCTCAGCTCGCTGCGGGCGCACTTGTGTACGCACGTGTCGCTCTCGCTAATCGCCACATGGACCCAGAGATAGAATGTGTGTCTGCATCAACAGGAAAGTCTGAGGGCCTAGGTCCTTTAACGGGTGGTATGCTATATAACGTGTCACTTGGAATGGCCCGACGTCTCATGATGCCCAAGAGCGTGCAAGAAGGTCGTATCGTGGTGTTGGAAGAGCTTGGCAATGCAGGTCTTCAGTTTGAAACCGCAACAGGACGCAATGGCAAGTTTTGGGTCGACAGCGAAAGCGTGAAGACAGTTATTGCGGTAGGAAGGGCAGTACAAGAGACGGACGAGAAGAACTTAGACGTCGAGGAACAGAAGAAGCTGGTGAGGAAAATCATCAAAGAGCTAAGCTAATGAGTCTGCATTGGTGGAGAATATCGTGCTATTTGGCACTCTTTTCATTGAATCAAGCCAGGTATACGATGTCGTACTTAATAGATACCCGAGAACAAACACGTCTGGCTCGTCCCCTGTCAGACGAATTTGTCTTTCCCATAACCAAACGCCGATAACCCTGCATGTCTGTTGACGTCGCTTTTTGTGTTAAACCCTAAATTTCTAGTACCCGAATGTGCCAACACGAAAAGAATGTTAAAACCGGCTCGCTGTTAAGAAATGAGAAAAGATGAGTGATGGCCAGATGGGACTGGCCGCATATTACAAGGGCTCAAAATCAATGCTTCAGCCTTCGCCTCTTACACGTGTCTTTATATGCCTCCCATGTCTTGATCAACTTCCACGGGGTCTGGAAGATATCTTTGGTCCATGTTGTGAATTTTCGTCATATGTCGCTTCCAATTATCCTTGCGGGGGAATCCCTTCCCACCCTGTCGTGAATAGTCGCAGCCTGGGACTGCGCAGTggaacttcttcttcctctcatgTCGATCATTGACATGACGCTGGAGATGAGTTTTGGTTCCAAAACCTTTGCCACAGTTTGGGTAAGGACATTTGTGGTCCTTTGTATGGTAGCGTTGATGGTGTCTATAGACAGTTAGCAATAAGTCAATTGGCACTGGTGAATACTGGCTTACTTGAGCTTGTGTGCCTGGTCAAAGACCTGGTGACAGCCAGGTTCGTCACACGCGTACACGCCATTCTTGGGCGACATATTGCTGGCACCGTTACCCGGCGATACGCTCGGACGATGGTCGGAGGATGCACCAGAATGAGGAGAAGGTGTATCAAGCTGAGTTGCAGGAGTGTTTAGTGATGAAGGGTTAGTGGATGCAGGTCCCGGCTGGGGAGTTGATGCATCTGAGGGGTAGCTCTGGTGTCTGACGTTGCTACCAGGCAAGGGACTCAAGTGGTCATTCGATGGAATATCAGACATGGAGATATCCTGGCTCTCGTCGGGCTCTTCCTTCTTAAATGTAGTTTCGCTCTGTGTGGGCGTAGGTGACTGGATAACGGGCAGAAgttgaggctgaggctgGGGAGTATTAGGACCGAGTGTTAATGGCGAGGGTGAATCGACAGGTCCCTCGTTTCTCCCAGGATCCATTGATGGGTGTAGTTGCTGTGGCGAGGATTGCGCTACGTATAGTTGATAGTTTGTTCTGTGCCATAATTCGCTTTCCGTTGAAGCAGGCATCATATCCATTGGGTTCACAGTACCGGGAGCGGGGTGGCTAGGAGGGGACTGAGATGCGTTGAAGTTGAACGTGGTTGGTGAATAATCTGGAGAACTTGACACGGCGTCTTTGGGAAGGGTGGATGGTAAGACAATAGGCGAACCCAGGGCCTGCGCAGGATGAGGTACTGGTAATGAGTCGATAGCGGGCGCAATGATGTCGGTGGGAGATTCAGTCGGGTCTCCAGCTGTGGTGATCCGCTGAAGAGGCACGTCCTGCGTAGTGTGAGGAGCAGGTCTTGTGTTTTCAGGACTTTCAGCAAGGGACAACGACGTCGGTGAACTGAAGGATTGGTCACGCGTGCTCTTTCGACTGAACATCTGCTTCAGATTATGTTTCAATGAACTTCCACGCGACCACGAGCGTTGGGGTTGAGGGCGAGGTTCCTCAGTTGTGAACATGCCAAAGGCCTCGGAAGGCACGGCTGGACTGTAGTAGTCTGCACTGGTTCCATTGAGAGTTCCATCGTGTGCATCGCCAATGGACTGGGGCATATATTCTTCATGACATGTTCCATCGAGACTAAATGGCGCCGAACGTGGTATCGAGTTGTCGAAACCCGGCTGAGCGTCGCTGAAGCCTTGTGCAGGTAAATTGGTATCAAGTCGGTGGCCAGTATTAGGTTGATTTAATGCTTGAGCTTGTCCGTTGGGCTGTATCAGAGCATCATGGGGGGCCCAATCTAAATCCTTAACAGATCCGTCCACACCTCCACGCGTGTTCTCTCCAGAGGGTTTGAATGAGTCCTGGGACGATAAGCGTCGTTGGTGATCGACGGTTGGCGAAGATACGGCTGTAGGAGCTTCGCCCGTCTCAGGGTCGTTCGCGTCGCCTGGTTCATGAGAATGGCCTGGTTTTCGGCGTCTAATTCGACGGATAATGAAGGGATAGGAACAGAGCGCTACAAGCGCAAGGCCGACGataacaccaacaacaacgcCGGCGATCCCCCCATCACTCAGCTGCCTCCTGGATACTACTCCTCTTGCTTCGAGATGGCCTGTCACATGGCTCTTCCTCACACTTGGATGTCGCAATATATCCATCGAATTGGACCCCGCCGGGCTTGAAGACTTGCGTGGCGAGTTGGAAAGTAGCCAGCAGCAGCTGGCGAGAGCTGATGGAAACTGGAATTTGGAACGGCAATTCGGGCGTTGATTGTTTTTCTGACGTATTTTGATGGTTTGGTTATGGGGCGGGGCGGCTGGTATTGTACTGGAGACCGGAGTCTTGGGAGGCCGCCGTCGCAGTCGCGAGACACGACAGGAACCGATCTGGAGTCAGTCAAAGGCTCGTGCGTTGTTCAAGGGTCCAGCGAGAGAATCGAAGATGGAGATATTATCAGGGGATGATCACTTTAGCTTCTGTTACTGACATCGTGagcaaaggaaagaaagaatgAGAGCTACTATGCACGGGTGAGATGCAACGGCATGACACGACCAAGAAATCCGGGGGTGGTCGTCAGCACAGCGCACCTACCTAAAGCACCTTCTGACAATCACTTTTTTGTCGCGCCTTTCCAGGGCCGCCGTCAGGGACTTCAACTTCCAATAACGAGAGAGCTCACACAAGCGAGATTCGATTGGATAAGAGAGCGACCTAGGTCCCCGCGTACCGTCCGAAGCTCCGCAGTCTAAGCCACACTCATCTCGACTTAGTGTCACTCACCCCTGATGTCCTTCGTTGGAGACGATGGTCCCTGAACTAGAGGACCCATTTATGTAGATGACAATTTGCAGAAGCGCTATAAAAAGAACCTGTTTTTTCTTTGTAAAGATCAAGTGAATCAGGACACTAGCTACGGATAAGGAGCCGAGTATATATCTACAGGTGACTGTGGTGCTGCAGTTGCTGCTTAAGCCGCATGTACCATGCATAGGAGGTACTTAAATACCTCTCACTCAAGAGTAAcacaactacctacctaggtagttacctattaacctttattcATTGGACGCTtacttcatcaacaagacCAACTACATATGGTGATAGACACGGCAGGGGTACGCTGAAACATTGAATATCGCTACATTGACCTCTGTTTAAGTTGCAGACTGCCTAGTAGGTAGTACTTATGTATATATACGTATCGTCATTCATCACGGACCACCAAATAGTCTGAACATCTTTACAGTGTAAACGATTATCTCTAGGTCTATAATCTAGAGCATATAACTACCTAACTATATTACCTCTAGAAATACCtctttctatattaatagtttaatttcttaatctAGTTTCtaatataaggtattaaattatttttctttctatagaacttaattaatataatctaatttaataaagtataaaaagattaaaatttaataattaaattaaattaatataatattaaatttattattatatatattattaattttaatatttttaagctttttttaattaaaagttaattaatatagatttttaatttattttttattattaattaatataataattaattttttttattattatattaattattatttttataaattaaagccttaagattattatttataaaattaaaatttatttaataaaatatatttatataaattattaataattaattattattatataaataattaattaaaataatttatatattatattaattttaaatattaatattaataatttttttatttttattattatattataaaaaaaaaagaattttttattatttatttaaagcttatattcttatataaggtttaaatttatattaagccttatagtattattattcttattactattaatattattatattattattaaatttctaagcttatggCTTTATTTACTGCAAGTTATACAtttagatatatatatattatactctGTACCTAGGTCAGACTCTTGTCGCCAGCAATATATTCTAAAACTAAAACCAGGATAGGGCCATGGTGGATGACTTCCACTTCAGCAACAGCGAATAGATCAGGCAATCAATGGTTAACACCAACTACACCCTTCAAGTGTAGCGATTTATGAACAACGGTGACTGTGATTTTAGAGACGTAGTTGCTTCTAATCACAAA carries:
- a CDS encoding hypothetical protein (BUSCO:27113at5125), which encodes MGPLVQGPSSPTKDIRGDANDPETGEAPTAVSSPTVDHQRRLSSQDSFKPSGENTRGGVDGSVKDLDWAPHDALIQPNGQAQALNQPNTGHRLDTNLPAQGFSDAQPGFDNSIPRSAPFSLDGTCHEEYMPQSIGDAHDGTLNGTSADYYSPAVPSEAFGMFTTEEPRPQPQRSWSRGSSLKHNLKQMFSRKSTRDQSFSSPTSLSLAESPENTRPAPHTTQDVPLQRITTAGDPTESPTDIIAPAIDSLPVPHPAQALGSPIVLPSTLPKDAVSSSPDYSPTTFNFNASQSPPSHPAPGTVNPMDMMPASTESELWHRTNYQLYVAQSSPQQLHPSMDPGRNEGPVDSPSPLTLGPNTPQPQPQLLPVIQSPTPTQSETTFKKEEPDESQDISMSDIPSNDHLSPLPGSNVRHQSYPSDASTPQPGPASTNPSSLNTPATQLDTPSPHSGASSDHRPSVSPGNGASNMSPKNGVYACDEPGCHQVFDQAHKLKHHQRYHTKDHKCPYPNCGKGFGTKTHLQRHVNDRHERKKKFHCAVPGCDYSRQGGKGFPRKDNWKRHMTKIHNMDQRYLPDPVEVDQDMGGI
- a CDS encoding hypothetical protein (BUSCO:48828at5125), with translation MSSETVFVLPGDSIDPSLVPSHPKKPLRLGPGLRHVPPNDIIPTLAGQLVTDRQKNAIRVENARGRYTPRVGELVIGTIQRSAADFFFVTLSDYTAPAQLPQLSFEGATKKTRPQLAAGALVYARVALANRHMDPEIECVSASTGKSEGLGPLTGGMLYNVSLGMARRLMMPKSVQEGRIVVLEELGNAGLQFETATGRNGKFWVDSESVKTVIAVGRAVQETDEKNLDVEEQKKLVRKIIKELS
- a CDS encoding hypothetical protein (BUSCO:17956at5125); amino-acid sequence: MSDNAGAKGPEPGDRVAIGITFGNSNSSIAYTVDDKAEVIANEDGDRQIPTVLSYVDGDEYYGGQAKAFLVRNPDNTIANFRDFLGQEFKSIDPTHSHASAHPQDVSGSVAFAVKDKVEEDASSIPVSEITTRYLRRLVGSASDYLGKKVTSAVVTVPTNFSEKQREALIKSANEAGLEILQLISDPVAAVLAYDARPEAKIEDKIVVVADLGGTRSDVAVIASRGGLYTILATAHDYEFAGVHLDNALMEHFAKEFQKKHSIDPRNNARSLAKLRLESEATKRALSLGANAQFSVESLAEGFDFSVTINRTRYEMVARKVFEGFNRLIEGVVKKAGLDVLDIDEVILSGGTSHTPRIANNLRTIFPETTEIQAPATSVSAVNPSELLARGAALQASLIQEYEASDIEQSTHPAVTTVKHISNAIGVITVGTDGEDVFTPIVAPETAVPARRTVHIPSPKDGGDVLIKIAEGNTHIKVTKPEPKVKEEAKDEDDSEFDDSDEEDEETREKIWKIGNTLAEAAVKDVKAGGKVEVTINVLADLGVTVTTREVGGKGGVRGNI